The DNA segment CGGCGAGCGGGTCACCGCCGAGGAGGTGACCGCCGCGATCGAGGCGATCGGGGCGCAGCGCGCCGACCTGGTGTTCCCCATCGACGGCGCGGTGATCAAGGCGAACCGGGAGTCGACCCGGCGGCGGCTCGGGCTGGCCAGCCGCACGCCGTACTGGGCGGCCGCCTTCAAATACCCGCCGGACACGGCGTCGACCGTCCTGCGCGACATCGAGGTCCGCGTCGGCCGGACCGGCCGGATCACCCTGCGCGCGATCATCGACCCGGTCTACGTCGCCGGCACCACCGTCACCCGGGCCACGCTGCACAACCCGCAGTGGGTTCTCGACCAGGGCCTCGCCGTCGGCCAGACCGTCGCGGTGTGGCGGGCCGGCGACGTGATCCCGCGCGTGACCACACCGATCGGCGAGCAGCCGCACGGCCTCACGCCGTGGACGCCGCCCGAGGTCTGCCCGCAGTGCGGCGAGCCGTGGGACAAGTCGAGCCTGCTGTGGCGATGCCACACGGCGTCGTGCTCGCTCGTCGGGCTGATCACGTACGCGGCCGGACGCGACTGCCTCGACATCGACGGGCTCGGTGAGGAGATCGTGATCGCCCTCGTCGAAGCCGAGCTGGTCCGTGATCTCGCCGACCTCTTCGACGTCACCCTCGAGCAGTTCGCGACGCTGCGGACCGGCGACGGCAACCGCCAGGTCGGTCTCTCGGTCGCGGGCCGGATCACGGCCGGTCTGGAGCACGCCCGGCAGCAGCCGTTCAACCGGGTGATCACCTCACTGGGCATCCGGATGACCGGCCGCTCGGTGGGCCGCTGGCTGGCGTCGCGGTTCAAGACGATGGACGCGCTCCGGGCGGCCTCGGTCGAGGAGATCGCCGAGATCGACAAGATGGGCCTGATCAAGGCGCAGCACGTGGTGGACGGCCTGGTGGCGATGGGTGACGTGATCGATCGGCTCGGTGCCGCCGGCCTCGCCATGGCCGTCGTCGACGACGGATCGGTCAAACCCCTCGCCGGGCAGGTCTACGTGGTCAGCGGCAGCGTGCCCGGCTACACCCGCACCACGGTCAGCGAGCGGATCGAGGCGCTCGGCGGCACGGCCAGCGGCAGCGTCTCGGCGAAG comes from the Actinoplanes sp. OR16 genome and includes:
- the ligA gene encoding NAD-dependent DNA ligase LigA, which produces MIETRDEFEQAVTEARRAAQAYYDTGDALMTDADYDALADRIAAAVVAHPGWDDQGVTTQVAAGASAGGDVRHPTPMLSLDKITTTEEVGEFVATLGGDGCLVEVKLDGLAIRAEYAGGRLVLAALRGDGSTGEDVTAQVRRGVAGLPTALGTPWTGEVRGEVYMTVADFETASANRVAAGAKAFVNSRGAVAGSIRSIDRTYETPMTFAAYELSGDFGSHLERMAFAAGLGFPAACDLIPAVAGERVTAEEVTAAIEAIGAQRADLVFPIDGAVIKANRESTRRRLGLASRTPYWAAAFKYPPDTASTVLRDIEVRVGRTGRITLRAIIDPVYVAGTTVTRATLHNPQWVLDQGLAVGQTVAVWRAGDVIPRVTTPIGEQPHGLTPWTPPEVCPQCGEPWDKSSLLWRCHTASCSLVGLITYAAGRDCLDIDGLGEEIVIALVEAELVRDLADLFDVTLEQFATLRTGDGNRQVGLSVAGRITAGLEHARQQPFNRVITSLGIRMTGRSVGRWLASRFKTMDALRAASVEEIAEIDKMGLIKAQHVVDGLVAMGDVIDRLGAAGLAMAVVDDGSVKPLAGQVYVVSGSVPGYTRTTVSERIEALGGTASGSVSAKTTALVTAETGTSKAKKAAQLGIPVIDPEEFARMLA